aacggaatattcatttaaaaccaattaaaaataaatatttattaattatattaatataaatttaaataaaatataatataattataataataatatttaataaaaacattatatatttaatatttatattaatataaatttaaatgttataaaatattattattaaactAATATATACTACAacactaaatatttaataattatattaatataaatttaaatattataaaatatcattattataataatattaatacaagactagatatttcataattatattagtataaattcaaatgttataaaatattattattataataatatatagtacataatcttaattttattaaaaaaatgtatttatatttaaaaagaaaaaatgttattttatttattacttaatctaacttatttaaatatatattcatattaagtaataacaaacattataaatacattatatataggtGTTGTGTGTACAAATAGTGTAACTGCTTAATCACATtaaaaattagaataacatttattttctatcaagaataaacaaactTTTTCTCGAGGTGTGATTTAAATAATATCGGGAATGTTTTGTACTTTAAATagagtagtttgtgatctaaaatattatcattttttttttaaattataaatgctattttggtttaatttttttattatatttgtgtcattcttttatatgcaaattgtttatttatttaaaatttacataACAAGCatgaaaacttaataaaaataattaataatttttttcaataaaattaaataaatatgtcTTCCACGTTGCTTGTacctattttatatatatatatataagtgacaATTTATGactcaatattttttttagttataagTAAATATTTGTTGCGACTAGAAATGATATTAGtcacaaaaaaatatatcatgtaacactaaataataatattttttagtgTATTAAACGAATTATGAAGTTGGATTTTGATCAAACTAAAATTTAATAATACCATAATGttatttgttaattaaattataGAAACAATTGGAGAAAATTAAAGCAAttctaaaataaaaatcaaatataaCTTTTGGTAAATTTTAATATTACTTAAATCGATGTAAATATATAATCGAACAAACAAAATGAAATGTATAATccttaataatatttaattttatttgtttatatccCGGAAAGTTAAAATAGCCAAGACGAAGCCATTATAACTTTTGTATAACttgtatttatataatattaattcttTTAAAAAGAACTAACTAATTCTCTAAATGAATTTCCGACGAAGATTATCTGTGGACGAGGCGGCAAAGACAGAGGCGTGTCTATAGGGAGGGAGGGGGACCTTGGCCcccctatattttttttttttttaaaaaatgatatattatatctttcgtaacagtttttatttttaaaaatgaatgtACTATTTGGTCCCCTTGAATTGCATTTCTCCCTCTGTCCCTGCAGAGCGGGAACGAAGAATGATATGGGGTCATGGGAAGGAAGACATGGAACCATCCTTAGTGTCAATTATACATAATATATCATTCATTGTTCATCATATTTGTATggacattattttttaatttatctatgaatattttttttagtatatCTTTGGTAGTGATTGATTTCCTTCACTATTTAtaagtatttttaattttttttaacatgaataagttgtaaatctatttttttttacatgatgATGTATAATATAATTACATGAGACCTCCTATAAATTTTAAGAAATTTTCAGATAATTTAAGATGTCGAAATCATCATTCAAATAGTCTGTTGCACACACGTAAATATCGAAACTAGCAATCATGTAATAAGCCGATTGAATCTTAATTTTAGTatcctaaattatttaaaattttctaaaaatttgtaaaaTATTCTTATAACTACATTATATTAGATCATTTAAAAAATTGAGTTTCAACTTATACAAGCACCGAAAATACTAAAATACTTATAAATAGTGATTAAAAACAATCACTACACAATaacttttgtttgtttttgtttagAATATATAATTGCACATACTAAATAAGGATTACAAaaattattcttatttttaacatttAGCTATAAAATAATCTATAACAGATATCCTTTACTAACCATATGTATGCTATCATTATCTATTGTGTCcccataaaaagaaaaaaatgaccaaattacaGTAAGATTTCTCACTAATTGCCAACAGAGTCAATGCTGCAATAAATCAAATAAGGTGAAAACAGATATCATGGCCTTCCATATATATCTCCTTTCAGTTACAAATATTTTTATCTGTAAATAACGCTCAGATTCTTACATGAATGCTAATAAATAAATTACAGTCATCTATTATCATTAATGATGAAATCCCAAAAGATAAGAGACTCGTAGATATATATAGCAGAAATTTAATAGGAAAAGTTGGACAGCTTTTTACCCTCATTCTCGTACACATCCCAAAAATATTCatggaaaaattataatatatgaaaATATTGAATAAGAAAACtaattaatcatatatatatatatatcagttaAGTGAAAAAAAGGTATGAAAAATGAGGAAAAGGACAGGACTACCCTCAATTCCATAGTTTTGGAGGATCTCATGTTCCTTATAGCGGGAATCTCTTGGGAAATCCTTTCTGTCCTCTTGCTTCCCTCTCTTTCCTTTTAAATCCTCAAATTGGTTTCTCTTCTCTTCTATTCTATTCTCACAACCATTACCACCACCACCTCAGCCTCAGCCCCATACCATGTCTTCTCTCTTCTCCCAATTACTACTTCTCCCTTTCTCTCAAAACACTTCTACTCTCTCACTTTTCTATCAACCAAAACTTCTTCCTCCAGGTAATAATCAATTCACTTTATATTCATATGTATATCTATGTAACTATACATTTTTTATATCTTTCTTTTTCAAAATCTATCATCACCTTTCAATATAAAGACAGAAAGTCCTTCTGTTGTTTTCATTTTTACTTTGTGGCGGTAGAATTTTAACTCGTCTTTGCGAGTTTTCCACTGATTGGATCTTGATCAATTTCTTGGTGAATgtcattatttttgtttttcagaaaaataaaaaaagattatAAGGAAAACTGAGTACAAACGCTCACTCTGTTTCTTTGTCTATCTCCTGAAATTTTGGCAAAATCAACAACTTGagagttatatatataaatatatttttttaatttatttttaggatGAGCCCTGCCTATATCTGGGTTTTCTGAACTAATACGAATTAATAATTCGTAATTAAGTTCTAGTTGCTTCAGTAGTGCAGactcatgtattttttttttatttgtttcggGGAGGAGGCATTATTATATACGTATCTCTTTTATCTTTTAATTTAGTTCGGATTTGtcctatatatgtttatatatataaacagcTATCACATATAACTtcgttttttatgtttttttcttttttttatatatttggtTTTCCTTCCCAAGAATGATCTGAAACAAGCTTTTTTGATCCTTACAAGAGCTTTTACTTGAATACGGTAAATTATTCAATGGCAGCATATATATATTTCACTGTCAAGAAACAAAGCGACATTTTTGTATTATTGTGCTATGTTGTACCTCAGATCGAAGATTCTTCttcttatctttattttttaCCTTAAAATTATACATCATTTTCAAATAGCAGAGCAAATAATAAGTgattaaaataataatgatattaaactatttatgttatatatatatatatataagtatatatatttgtgtgtatgTATAGGTGTTACAGTATTGGAAGCTAAAGACAAACGAGTTAACTTTGATCGTGATGTTCGCTCAAAATGCAGCGCCATATCCAAACCCCGCACTCACGGTAAAGCTAATGTTTAATCTTAAAACGAtttaaaataagaagaagaagaagaagagaatttacTTTGATCAATTAAATTGTTTATTATTGTGATGATGGTGGAATTTGCTgccaaaataaaacaaacacattTACTTTCCTTAAAaatcaatatatatttaaatattaatataaagcAAATTCGTCTCATTCATAtgtatatccagaatacgcagaCGTGTTTCAAAGTAGTGGTCTGCCAGTTATAAAGTGGCACGAGATTGTGGAGGATGACATAGATGGAGAAGAAGATACTAAGGTGGGTTTATGTACaaattaacttttgttatttCAATGTTACTTTTtgcttttcttattttattttatttttataattggtTAACAAAgagagaactctctctctctctatatatatatatatatgtatattaattagTGCAAATATCCTATGTTacaatatggtttttttttctttgctgATGTGATATTGATATAGAAGAAATTCTGTTTTGTTTTTCcttcaatttaattttttatttatccaaaaaaaaaagtggACAAGATCGAATGAGATCGAGGAACGTGTCGCTTCAATCAAATCATTGTTGGAGAGTATGGATGAGGGAGAGATAAGCATTTCAGCGTACGACACAGCATGGGTAGCCCTTGTGGAAGATGTTCATGGAAGTGGCTTACCTCAATTCCCATCGAGCCTCCAATGGATAGCCAATCATCAGCTTTCCGACGGTTCTTGGGGCGACGCCGAGATTTTCTCCGCACACGATCGCCTCATCAACACCTTGGCTTGTGTTGTCGCTTTGAAATCTTGGAACCTTTGTCCCGAAAAATGTGACAAAGGTaaactataattatttaattaattaatatattttctacaacaattttatttcttcttcttatttttaaaaatggaTGGAACAGGAATGGCCTTTTTCAATGCGAATATAAGTAAGCTGGAGAAGGAGAATCCGGAACACATGCCTATTGGTTTCGAAGTGGCTTTCCCTTCTTTACTTGAAATAGCTCGAAAACTGAACCTTGAAGTGCCTGAGGATTCTCCTGTGTTACAAGAGATATATGAAAGGAGACATGTAAAGCTCACAAGGTAAGAGTAATAAAGAGTCTCATAATAGAAGACCCCAACCAAACTCTAGTCATTatgatatttttttcttcttttcgcTTTTCCAACTATATATGTTTTATCGTTCTATTATTGGACAGATAGATATCtagtgtgtgtgagagagagagagattatatAACACAATGAAAAAAGTAActttatgtcatatataataatatatagggaGATTGGTTGGTGTATATATAGAGTAATATTATATGTGGGTGGGTTTATAATTAGTACGTGTGCGCGTGTGGATAGGATTCCGAGGGACACAATGCACACAGTGCCCACGACTCTACTCCATAGCTTGGAAGGAATGGTAGGTCTCGACTGGGAAAAGCTTCTGAAATTGCAGTCCCGAGATGGGTCATTCTTGTTCTCTCCATCCTCTACTGCTTTCGCACTCATGGAGACCAAAGACCAAAATTGCTTGCAATATTTAACTAAAGCGGTCCAAAGGTTCAATGGGGGTGGTACGTATGTAAATTTTATTTGACAAAATACTAGCTGCCTGCCTTTTCTTTCTTATTGgtccttttttttttacttttccaATGTGTTTACTATTGGTCATTTTCTTATTCAATGTACTGTCCCTGTAATGATTGTACTCAGTCCCAAATGTTTACCCGGTTGACTTGTTCGAGCACCTTTGGGTTGCGGATCGGTTGCAGCGCTTGGGAATATCTAGATTCTTTGAGCCAGAGATTAAGGAATGTATCGATTATGTATTCAGGTACGTACGTAATCTACCAACTGACAAAATGTAGTACTAGACACTCTACCTACCTagaccaaaatttaaaaagttgtTATAATTATTTACATTTGGAACGTTTAGAAATTGGACTGAAAAAGGAATTTGCTGGGCAAGAAATTCCATGGTTCAAGATATTGACGATACTGCCATGGGATTCAGGCTACTAAGATTGCATGGTCACAACGTTTCTGCTGGTACGTGCGTTTTATGTAACatatatgaatatataatatatgtagtcgattttatataatatatattctatCCAATTAGTTCGCTTTAATAATTGAATGATGTAAAATCATTATTAGATGTGTTTCAACACTTTAAGAAAGGTGACGAGTTTTTCTGCTTTCGGGGGCAGTCAACGCAAGCAGTGACTGGAATGTATAACCTTTATAGAGCTTCTCAGTTGGTTTTCCCGGGCGAGAAAATTCTTGAGGAAGCCATGGACTTCTCATCGAAATTTCTTAGAGAAAAACAGGCCTCGAATGAGTTGCTCGATAAATGGATCATAACTAAGGACTTACCTGGTGAGGTATGTATTGATATATTTAGTTTTGTACATATTATGTATGTTAGTATATGCTTAATAACTTGTTTATTTTTATCATTTCTTCTGTTCTGCTTCGTCTTATATACTAGACTTTAGTACGTTGAGCTTACGTAAACAAAGTGCCATCGTTCTCTCACCATAAATATTCCTTTAATTTTGCTGAATAAATTAAGAATGTAAGATAGAGATATATAGAACAAGAAAAATA
The genomic region above belongs to Humulus lupulus chromosome 1, drHumLupu1.1, whole genome shotgun sequence and contains:
- the LOC133791814 gene encoding ent-copalyl diphosphate synthase 1 produces the protein MSSLFSQLLLLPFSQNTSTLSLFYQPKLLPPGVTVLEAKDKRVNFDRDVRSKCSAISKPRTHEYADVFQSSGLPVIKWHEIVEDDIDGEEDTKWTRSNEIEERVASIKSLLESMDEGEISISAYDTAWVALVEDVHGSGLPQFPSSLQWIANHQLSDGSWGDAEIFSAHDRLINTLACVVALKSWNLCPEKCDKGMAFFNANISKLEKENPEHMPIGFEVAFPSLLEIARKLNLEVPEDSPVLQEIYERRHVKLTRIPRDTMHTVPTTLLHSLEGMVGLDWEKLLKLQSRDGSFLFSPSSTAFALMETKDQNCLQYLTKAVQRFNGGVPNVYPVDLFEHLWVADRLQRLGISRFFEPEIKECIDYVFRNWTEKGICWARNSMVQDIDDTAMGFRLLRLHGHNVSADVFQHFKKGDEFFCFRGQSTQAVTGMYNLYRASQLVFPGEKILEEAMDFSSKFLREKQASNELLDKWIITKDLPGEVGFALEVPWNASLPRVETRFYIEQYGGRNDVWIGKTLYRMKNVNNDDYLELAKIDYDICQALHSIEWHNMLKWYRDCKLENYGVSRRNLLMAYFLATASIFEPDRADERLAWAKTAALMQAIQSYFDDQQASSELRMAFVYAFKRSSNMPSYLITRVSNITNADHGILRTLLTTLSHLSLDTMMVHGRDITHHLRQAWEKWLLKWQEGGGGHYEEEAELLIQTINLSSARTPMKGLMPSNPHYERLFSATNKVCCKIRHYQRQRHRTKVNQNGVCKKSILTPEIESDMQDLVQLVLQKSSDDINTKIKQTFLMVAKTFYYAAYCDSKTINFHIGKVLFETVN